The following coding sequences lie in one Streptomyces xiamenensis genomic window:
- a CDS encoding ATP-dependent DNA helicase UvrD2 has protein sequence MTGVTAATPPPGLPGSPGLPGSSGFPTVPDSADAVLDGLDPEQRAVATTLHGPVCVLAGAGTGKTRAITHRIAYGVRSGVFQPSTVLAVTFTHRAAGEMRGRLRGLGAGGVQARTFHSAALRQLQYFWPRAVGGEVPRLLDRKIKLISEAAGRCRISLNGHELRDVTGEIEWAKVTQTTPDDYPAAVVKAGKDAPRDPAQTSRIYATYEQLKQDRGAIDFEDVLLLTVGILQDRADIAETVRRQYQHFVVDEYQDVSPLQQRLLQLWLGDRESLCVVGDASQTIYSFTGATPDHLLNFRTLHPNATVVKLVRDYRSTPQVVQLANGLLDQAKGRAAESRLQLISQRPAGPEPEFSEHPDEPTEAAATARRIRQLMTPVEQGGEGVPASEIAVLYRANSQSESYEAAMAEAGVPYQLKGAERFFERPEIRQAGMALRGAARAGSGNDQALVGADGLAAEVGAVLATTGWTPEPPAGSGAARDRWESLAALVRLAEDFQRATPGATLVAFVAELDERANAQHAPTVEGVTLTSLHTAKGLEWDAVFLVGLTDGMLPITHAKTAEQIEEERRLLYVGVTRARLHLTLSWSLARAPGGRASRRPSRFLDGLRPGSGPAGARRKGGAGGVEGGGEGGRRRKPRGPVPCRVCGRTLTEATEMKLRRCVDCPSTMDEALYERLREWRLEQAKELGRPAYAVFTDVTLMAIAESVPGDRAQLSRISGVGAHKLAQFGDDVLALCAGQELPERDGEAAEEAADHPDGETSGK, from the coding sequence ATGACGGGCGTGACAGCAGCAACCCCGCCCCCAGGACTCCCCGGCTCCCCCGGCCTCCCCGGCTCCTCCGGTTTCCCGACCGTTCCGGACTCCGCCGACGCCGTGCTCGACGGGCTCGACCCCGAACAGCGCGCGGTGGCCACCACCCTGCACGGCCCGGTGTGCGTGCTCGCCGGGGCCGGCACCGGCAAGACCCGGGCGATCACCCACCGCATCGCCTACGGGGTGCGCTCGGGGGTCTTCCAGCCCAGCACGGTGCTGGCGGTCACCTTCACCCACCGGGCGGCGGGCGAGATGCGCGGCCGGCTGCGCGGCCTGGGCGCGGGCGGGGTCCAGGCCCGGACGTTCCACTCGGCCGCGCTGCGCCAGCTCCAGTACTTCTGGCCCAGGGCGGTGGGCGGCGAGGTGCCCCGCCTGCTGGACCGCAAGATCAAACTGATCTCGGAGGCGGCGGGGCGCTGCCGGATCTCCCTCAACGGCCACGAGCTGCGCGATGTCACCGGCGAGATCGAGTGGGCCAAGGTGACCCAGACCACTCCGGACGACTATCCGGCGGCCGTCGTCAAGGCAGGCAAGGACGCGCCGCGCGACCCCGCGCAGACCAGCCGCATCTACGCCACCTACGAACAGCTCAAGCAGGACCGGGGCGCCATCGACTTCGAGGATGTGCTGCTGCTCACCGTCGGCATCCTCCAGGACCGCGCCGACATCGCCGAGACCGTGCGCCGCCAGTACCAGCACTTCGTCGTCGACGAGTACCAGGACGTCAGCCCGCTCCAGCAGCGGCTGCTCCAGCTGTGGCTGGGGGACCGGGAGAGCCTGTGCGTGGTCGGGGACGCCAGCCAGACCATCTACTCCTTCACCGGGGCCACCCCGGACCACCTGCTGAACTTCCGCACCCTGCACCCCAACGCCACCGTGGTGAAGCTGGTGCGGGACTACCGCTCCACCCCGCAGGTGGTGCAGCTGGCCAACGGTCTGCTGGACCAGGCGAAGGGCCGGGCCGCCGAGTCCCGGCTCCAGCTGATCTCGCAGCGTCCGGCCGGGCCCGAGCCGGAGTTCTCCGAGCACCCGGACGAGCCGACCGAGGCCGCCGCGACCGCCCGCCGGATCCGGCAGCTGATGACCCCGGTCGAGCAGGGCGGGGAGGGCGTGCCCGCCAGCGAGATCGCTGTGCTGTACCGGGCCAACTCCCAGTCCGAGAGCTATGAGGCCGCCATGGCGGAGGCCGGGGTGCCCTACCAGCTCAAGGGCGCCGAGCGGTTCTTCGAACGCCCCGAGATCCGGCAGGCCGGGATGGCGCTGCGCGGGGCGGCGCGGGCCGGCAGCGGCAACGACCAGGCCCTGGTGGGGGCGGACGGCCTGGCCGCCGAGGTGGGCGCGGTGCTGGCCACCACCGGCTGGACGCCGGAGCCGCCGGCCGGCTCGGGCGCTGCCCGGGACCGGTGGGAGTCCCTGGCGGCCCTGGTGCGGCTTGCCGAGGACTTCCAGCGCGCCACCCCGGGCGCCACGCTGGTCGCCTTCGTCGCCGAACTGGACGAGCGGGCCAACGCCCAGCACGCCCCGACCGTGGAGGGGGTCACCCTCACCTCCCTGCACACCGCCAAGGGCCTGGAGTGGGACGCGGTGTTCCTGGTCGGGCTCACCGACGGGATGCTGCCCATCACGCACGCCAAGACGGCCGAGCAGATCGAGGAGGAACGGCGGCTGCTGTACGTGGGGGTGACCCGGGCCCGGCTGCATCTGACGCTGTCGTGGTCGCTGGCGCGCGCCCCGGGCGGCCGGGCCTCCCGGCGGCCCAGCCGCTTCCTGGACGGGCTGCGGCCCGGCTCGGGTCCCGCCGGTGCCCGCCGCAAGGGCGGGGCGGGCGGCGTCGAGGGCGGTGGCGAGGGCGGACGCCGCCGCAAGCCGCGCGGCCCGGTGCCGTGCCGGGTGTGCGGGCGGACGCTGACCGAGGCCACCGAGATGAAGCTGCGGCGCTGCGTGGACTGCCCCTCCACCATGGACGAGGCGCTGTACGAGCGGCTGCGGGAGTGGCGCCTGGAGCAGGCGAAGGAGCTGGGACGCCCGGCGTACGCGGTGTTCACCGATGTCACCTTGATGGCGATCGCCGAGTCGGTGCCGGGCGACCGGGCCCAGTTGTCGCGGATCTCGGGTGTCGGAGCCCACAAACTGGCTCAGTTCGGCGACGACGTACTGGCCCTGTGCGCAGGTCAGGAGCTTCCCGAGCGGGACGGGGAGGCGGCGGAGGAGGCCGCCGATCACCCCGACGGGGAAACCTCGGGAAAATAG
- a CDS encoding WhiB family transcriptional regulator, which translates to MTVPIAPSARPDLNSPPDPETSVTPLYSLNELDEAIERLDATVPCRSYDPEVFFAESPEDVEYAKSLCGACPLREACLAGAKERREPWGVWGGELFVQGVVVPRKRPRGRPRKNPVLAS; encoded by the coding sequence ATGACCGTGCCCATCGCGCCGTCCGCCCGACCTGACCTGAACTCACCACCCGATCCGGAGACTTCTGTGACCCCGCTGTACAGCCTCAACGAACTCGACGAGGCCATCGAGCGACTCGACGCCACCGTGCCGTGCCGTTCCTACGACCCCGAGGTGTTCTTCGCCGAGTCCCCGGAGGACGTCGAATACGCCAAGTCGCTGTGCGGCGCCTGTCCGCTGCGCGAGGCATGTCTGGCCGGCGCCAAGGAGCGGCGTGAGCCGTGGGGCGTCTGGGGCGGCGAGCTCTTCGTCCAGGGTGTGGTGGTGCCGAGGAAGCGGCCCCGTGGCCGCCCGCGCAAGAACCCGGTCCTCGCCTCATGA
- a CDS encoding TOMM precursor leader peptide-binding protein yields MHPMIKPALRRGWRDGHTLRFGVTPAHAVLLGPVDTATQSFLTLLDGTRGLPALRDAAAALGLGRAAADRIAHRLTDLGVLDDAAADRTAASRVTEAARPDLASLSLVHREPGRGLRRLLERRRAWVRVRGAGRVGAAVAVTLAQAGVGRVEVVDGGRVSAADTSPGGVRADRKGERRAEAAASAVSAAVPWQREGGPPPPGERREGPHLVVLAPRDGITAYAPDPAAAAQLLAAGTPHLYAGVVEATGFTGPLVRPGRTACAECLLHTRARGEPGWPLLVAQWRNARPGTTPSCDAALAQTIAGLTAATVLSYLDGTAPPPLSTRTELSLPDLSFTTTTHPPHPDCPCGAFRSGTHPAPSPAPDAEDVSGSPAQGRAASPAGAPP; encoded by the coding sequence ATGCATCCGATGATCAAGCCGGCCCTGCGCCGTGGCTGGCGGGACGGACACACCCTGCGCTTCGGGGTGACCCCCGCCCACGCGGTACTGCTGGGGCCGGTGGACACGGCCACCCAGAGCTTTCTGACCCTGCTGGACGGCACCCGGGGGCTGCCCGCGTTGCGGGACGCGGCGGCGGCACTGGGGCTGGGCCGCGCCGCCGCCGACCGGATCGCGCACCGGCTCACCGACCTGGGCGTGCTCGACGACGCGGCGGCCGACCGTACGGCGGCCTCCCGGGTCACCGAGGCCGCGCGGCCGGACCTCGCCTCGCTGTCCCTGGTGCATCGCGAACCCGGCCGGGGGCTGCGCCGGCTGCTGGAACGCCGCCGGGCCTGGGTGCGGGTGCGCGGCGCCGGCCGGGTGGGCGCGGCGGTGGCGGTCACGCTGGCCCAGGCGGGCGTGGGCCGGGTAGAGGTGGTCGACGGTGGCCGGGTGTCGGCCGCCGACACCTCGCCGGGCGGGGTACGCGCCGACCGCAAGGGGGAGCGCCGCGCCGAGGCGGCGGCCTCGGCGGTGAGCGCCGCCGTCCCCTGGCAACGCGAGGGTGGGCCGCCCCCGCCCGGGGAACGGCGGGAAGGGCCGCATCTGGTGGTGCTCGCCCCGCGCGACGGCATCACCGCCTACGCCCCCGACCCGGCGGCGGCCGCTCAACTGCTCGCGGCCGGCACACCGCATCTGTACGCGGGGGTGGTGGAAGCCACCGGCTTCACCGGTCCCCTGGTACGGCCCGGGCGCACAGCCTGTGCGGAATGTCTGCTGCACACCAGGGCCCGGGGCGAACCGGGCTGGCCACTGCTGGTGGCCCAGTGGCGCAACGCCCGTCCCGGTACCACCCCGTCCTGCGACGCCGCCCTGGCCCAGACGATCGCGGGACTGACGGCGGCCACCGTGCTCTCCTACCTGGACGGCACGGCCCCGCCCCCGCTGAGCACCCGGACGGAACTCTCCCTGCCCGACCTCTCCTTCACCACGACCACCCATCCGCCGCACCCCGACTGCCCCTGCGGAGCCTTCAGGTCCGGTACCCATCCCGCGCCCTCACCCGCACCCGACGCGGAAGACGTCTCCGGCTCACCGGCCCAGGGCCGCGCCGCCTCCCCGGCAGGGGCTCCCCCGTGA
- a CDS encoding M48 metallopeptidase family protein, with translation MTADPLNSSAGPPRISPPVDRAVEVRRSTRRRRTVSAYREGDRTVVLIPARMSADEERRWVSVMLEKLAAQEDRRMLDDDALGQRAAELSARYLRGRARPDSVRWVTNQNSRWGSCTPAMGSIRLSHRLQGMPEYVIDYVILHELAHLLVPGHGEGFWRLLDAYPRTERARGFLEGVVAAERLPYIPCGAPD, from the coding sequence GTGACCGCCGATCCGCTGAACAGCAGCGCCGGCCCGCCGCGGATCAGCCCCCCGGTGGACCGGGCGGTCGAGGTGCGCCGCTCCACCCGCCGCCGGCGTACGGTCTCCGCCTACCGCGAGGGCGACCGCACCGTGGTCCTCATCCCCGCCCGGATGTCGGCCGACGAGGAGCGACGCTGGGTCTCGGTCATGCTGGAGAAGCTCGCCGCCCAGGAAGACCGCCGGATGCTCGACGACGACGCGCTCGGGCAGCGCGCCGCCGAGCTCTCCGCCCGTTATCTGCGCGGCCGGGCCCGCCCCGACAGTGTGCGCTGGGTGACCAACCAGAACTCCCGCTGGGGCTCGTGCACCCCCGCCATGGGCAGTATCCGGCTCTCCCACCGGCTCCAGGGCATGCCCGAGTACGTCATCGACTACGTCATCCTCCACGAGCTGGCGCATCTCCTGGTGCCCGGTCACGGCGAGGGCTTCTGGCGGCTGCTGGACGCCTACCCGCGCACCGAGCGGGCCCGCGGGTTCCTGGAGGGGGTGGTGGCCGCCGAGCGGTTGCCGTACATCCCCTGCGGTGCCCCCGACTGA